The genomic window ATCCCCGAAGATATACATAAAATCATCTATATTGCATAGCCTACCAAAACCAAATAATCCCATTACCTCCTTCTTCCCAAAAAGGGTTCCTTCATTAGAACAGGTTGGTTGCTCTTAATGGAAGTCTCTAGAAGGAAACCTATGATTTTTGTCTAGACGTTGTTATCGAAGGCTGGGTGATCGAACAAGTGCAGAAATCAATCAAGTCCTCGAGTTATGGAAAACCTTGACTTTTCTAACTGTTAAAAAGTTGGTGGGTGTCTAGTaacataaaaatatacacTCTAAcccaaaaaatatatatctttatcGCCATCAACGATAATGTAGGATATCAGTCAGGACGGCAAAATTAAAATGGAAGAACTAAACGAATTACATGtacttctttttattaGATCTGATTAACATTACAAGAACTCGACTAGAGTTACGAGTGGACTTCcgtaataatattaaatgagCGGACATCCCTTATTATCACGAAAGAGGATGCTTTATTTCAACCATATTGCTAATGGGAAGCAAAAAACCTTTCCAGAGACCTCATTGTCATTTTTGACTTTCGGAGTTTGACAGGTCGGAGAAACATAACTCCGCTTTAGAAACACCCTTTTCATTTCAACTTTCAAGCTAATAGTGAAAAAAAAGGGTTTGGTAATAAGTCTAATCTTACTATTAATTAGTAAGGGCCAAAAACTCATATTTCCAGAAACAACGAAGATAGAGAAGATAAGAAAGTTCCAGTATAGAACAAAAGAAGCAAGAAAGCGATATTGGTTCTTACTTTGGATTGACTTGTTCATTAGGTAAAAACTAAAGGACACAACTATTACGGGCTTTCAGAAGAGAAACTAAGGAAAATGGAACGAATAACAAACAATGATGGATCAATAAATGTGAATGCGCTCGATCAAATAGTAGACACGTTTTACAAAGGAACAGGGCCggaacaagaagaagctCAAATTATCCTTGATACATTTCAGAAAGAGCCTTACTCTTGGTCTTTCATAGACAAAATCATTCAAGATTCTAAGAATGATCAAACTAAATTTATCAGCCTATCGATCTTAGACAATACAATCCAAAAGCAATGGAATACACTGCCTATCGAGCAAAAACTGGGGATACGAAATTTTCTAGTTGGTATGATTCGATCATTATGCCAAGACAAGAATCGTTTCCGTGCGACAAAAGGCCTTCTGCAGAAGGCAGACTTAACGTTGatagatattttgaaacatGAATGGCCTGACCACTGGGATGATTTCATTCCAGAGTTGACCGTACTCTCCTCACAAACACTTGAAGTATGCCAAAATaatgtttatatattgaGGTTGTTAAGcgaagaaatatttgatttggCACCTAAGCGAATAACTCAAGCAAAACTTTTACATTTAAAGGAAGCGATTTCCAATCAAGTCGACcagatttttcaatatttcatatCAATTCTTGAGTCAACTATTTCACCTTCAGTACGCCGAGCAACATCTGAAAGTATACTTTGTTATTTACAATGGATCCCGttaaactatatatatgagACAGAGTTGATCGAACTTTTAATTTCACAAGTAGTAACAGTAGCTGAAACAAGACCAATAACCCTGAAGTGTTTAATGAGCATAATCGAAATCGATATACCTGAAGACGATTTTTACAATGAAAGGAAAAGCCGTGCCCTACAAATCTTTGATACAGTTATAAACATGATTAAGTCATCCCATGTGCCAAATAAATCCGGCTTACTTAATACAAATGACTCAGATGAAGTGTTTCAAGAGAGCATGATTGATTTCATAAAAACTTTTCTTATTAAGTATAGATCCACACTAGAGAATGATGGAAGAAGGCAGGAGCTAGAAATAACCCACCAATACCTGCttgaatcaaaaaatatttccgAACCTGAGCTGTTCAGAAATATCTTAGAATATTGGAAAGACTTAGCATTTAAATTGAACATTTTAAGTGACCAACATCGTATGCTAGTAAAAGATCCTGTTATGTCCGCTGAAGAAAGTGCTTTCTACCAAAAAGTAtcattttatcaaaattatctttCCGAGCtatcttcaataataattgataatatggAAAAACCGGAGGAAGTTGTTAGTATAATAGACGAGGATGAGGATGAgttaataacaaaaattatagttgatggagaagaaaatgaaatatatttactgGAGAAGGAAGTCCTAAGATACACGGCCAATTTAGATAgatttttaaatattcaaaaaatattttaccAAGAATTTACTTCACTTGACACGTCTGAAGGGTGGTCAATAACCAAATTAAATTCGTTGTGCTGGGCTCTTGGTGCTATCCCCAAGTGTCTCGAGtatgaagatgaaagaaAACTACTTCTTACCTTTTTAGAGGGATTATCCAACTTTTCAATGAGAAAAGCAGACAAAAAGGATAAAATTGCGTgcatttcaaatattctttacCTTTCTAGTCGATACCCAAAATCATTGAACAGTGACAAGGTACGTCTAGAGAATATCATAATTGACATattcaagattataaaaGCATTC from Naumovozyma dairenensis CBS 421 chromosome 3, complete genome includes these protein-coding regions:
- the NDAI0C03160 gene encoding uncharacterized protein (similar to Saccharomyces cerevisiae CRM1 (YGR218W); ancestral locus Anc_5.111); translation: MERITNNDGSINVNALDQIVDTFYKGTGPEQEEAQIILDTFQKEPYSWSFIDKIIQDSKNDQTKFISLSILDNTIQKQWNTLPIEQKLGIRNFLVGMIRSLCQDKNRFRATKGLLQKADLTLIDILKHEWPDHWDDFIPELTVLSSQTLEVCQNNVYILRLLSEEIFDLAPKRITQAKLLHLKEAISNQVDQIFQYFISILESTISPSVRRATSESILCYLQWIPLNYIYETELIELLISQVVTVAETRPITLKCLMSIIEIDIPEDDFYNERKSRALQIFDTVINMIKSSHVPNKSGLLNTNDSDEVFQESMIDFIKTFLIKYRSTLENDGRRQELEITHQYLLESKNISEPELFRNILEYWKDLAFKLNILSDQHRMLVKDPVMSAEESAFYQKVSFYQNYLSELSSIIIDNMEKPEEVVSIIDEDEDELITKIIVDGEENEIYLLEKEVLRYTANLDRFLNIQKIFYQEFTSLDTSEGWSITKLNSLCWALGAIPKCLEYEDERKLLLTFLEGLSNFSMRKADKKDKIACISNILYLSSRYPKSLNSDKVRLENIIIDIFKIIKAFTELQSMACDTFMKIVQQCKYDLINSIWGEPLLFMKTIIGELEQCIPVLEHDNVNILYESCGLLITEVKNAIEKEQLMEFLMAKPKAIWGEVTLKVQNDFSILLDSRFRKVVMHSLQMYSAVCKTTGPDFFYQFQLIYPQLLQLYALTTSILRNKCGSIASGISTLHDLLVIQKGILKLIELYISKSKSPHVIVNKFINPLFETILNDYKKEDAEMKNPEVLNCLTVIVTKVGSLIQEKVTLILEFFLECTVEMIDKNFDDYSEIQHCLYEFINATVKETFQSVLELPESYVGIFFKNILWAIQDPRSEIQDIGFQLANKITSNIHSLENTTFTLQFYKYYYLEFVCQTFSVMTDTCHQSEFVEQSILLMNLISMVFDNKVVIQLDSNKLLGNEGYLRKFISSLISSAFPHVEDIEITNFLNSLLVHLKDPSIFRRVLRDFLIQLKESHADLNNYLDVEQREKTLWQSHKLERQPISRLEDN